A single genomic interval of Dysidea avara chromosome 8, odDysAvar1.4, whole genome shotgun sequence harbors:
- the LOC136263911 gene encoding protein enabled homolog: MSRSQISGSLTPQPVCSASSTAGLSRRSQSFDQLDDPANYYSEIPYTSQTAGQPVSPLTVSTTPPPPVYNSAPAPPPPHIPCPSHPHLPVTNQVPQPMTPPTTHVRRFDSQVPPPKPSWTSVASSYQDNSDNEDESPLAKALKGAKLKKTVSNDRSAPRM; encoded by the exons ATGTCACGATCCCAGATTAGTGGCAGTCTTACTCCACAGCCTGTCTGTAGTGCATCATCAACTGCAGGACTATCACGACGATCACAAAGCTTTGATCAGTTAGATGATCCTGCTAACTACTACTCTGAGATTCCTTACACATCACAAACTGCGGGTCAGCCTGTGTCACCATTAACTGTATCAACTACACCCCCACCTCCTGTTTACAACTCTGCCCCTGCGCCACCCCCACCCCA CATTCCATGTCCGTCTCATCCCCACCTCCCTGTTACTAATCAAGTCCCACAACCAATGAcacccccaactacacacgtgAGGAGATTTGATTCTCAAGTACCACCACCAAAACCATCTTGGACAAGTGTCGCTAGTAGTTACCAAGATAACAGTGACAACGAGGATGAGAGTCCACTAGCTAAGGCCCTTAAAGGTGCTAAACTGAAGAAAACTGTTAGTAATGACCGCTCTGCACCAAGGATGTGA
- the LOC136265158 gene encoding tripartite motif-containing protein 2-like, whose product MAAKQMKKMTSHLACPICCELYKNPKYLPCYHSYCQACLTKVQEKSADKSNIACPECRKTSVVPAGGIKDFPNNFFINRLLDEIALQRKVEGEEEAKCDLCFREDPVEVLCLDCSAFLCSRCTDNHKHSREYHNHNMMPLNEVQSKKENVTVKPKAKFALCQEHEIELNFYCETCEQLVCHYCITKDHFQHEHDTVKKVANKYRQEMDDMMKPVEKMIEGLSTAHNKVHGVKDEIGAKATSVDKEIDVYYEKVQRQLLQRLQQQKDDLKTELHKVLGQKQKEASLHLEKMEHSQAELESVKELNSAVKRGSDQEALLMKKQVMDNVKRLSELYGKLGTDPVESVAVEFECVKDFDQSFPQFGKLYIGPNISVVNSEALNVPKMIPIGEMVNFNIVTKDRHNHICHKEGSDIISQAQSIRGDVIPVEMKDNKDGSYSASLIANHVGELRLSVTINKQHIKGSPYLVNVHRIYRPINHHAMDKPNKIVDGGGLKQPWGIAFGKDGVWAVGDGSNHCVWMFDSQDQLIRKIGSKGNGNGQFNRPLGVAFDHDGHLYVTDHINNRVQKFNPNGDYLLQFGSHGSGDGQLKYPLGIVVHNGRVYIVEWSGKRISVFQCGGQFCQTFGSGHLSSPYYITVTNNDQLLVANYGHHCISIFTLDGTYVGKFGEQGAGRGQLSSPTGITTDKYGFILVLESENCRVSVFDKDGVFVHCFGSSGSAQGQFSSPNGGLAISNDGKIYITDHGNNRIQIFSD is encoded by the coding sequence ATGGCTGCGAAGCAGATGAAGAAGATGACTAGTCACCTTGCGTGTCCTATTTGTTGTGAGCTGTACAAGAATCCTAAATATCTTCCTTGTTATCACTCGTACTGTCAAGCGTGTTTGACAAAGGTACAGGAAAAGTCAGCGGATAAATCCAACATCGCTTGTCCCGAGTGTAGGAAAACGAGCGTCGTACCAGCTGGAGGGATAAAAGATTTTCCAAACAACTTTTTCATTAACCGCCTCTTGGATGAAATTGCTCTACAACGCAAGGTGGAGGGAGAAGAGGAAGCTAAATGTGACCTTTGTTTTAGGGAGGACCCGGTGGAGGTTCTGTGCCTTGATTGTAGCGCCTTCCTGTGTAGCCGATGTACTGACAACCACAAGCACAGCAGAGAGTATCACAACCACAACATGATGCCACTCAATGAGGTGCAGTCTAAGAAAGAGAACGTCACTGTAAAGCCAAAAGCCAAGTTTGCTTTATGCCAGGAGCACGAAATAGAGCTGAATTTTTATTGTGAAACGTGTGAGCAGTTGGTGTGTCACTACTGCATCACAAAGGATCATTTCCAACATGAACATGATACTGTGAAGAAGGTGGCTAACAAGTATCGACAAGAAATGGATGACATGATGAAACCAGTAGAGAAGATGATTGAAGGACTGTCAACTGCTCACAATAAAGTACATGGTGTAAAAGATGAGATTGGAGCTAAAGCTACCAGTGTTGACAAGGAAATTGATGTATATTATGAAAAAGTGCAGCGACAGTTGCTCCAACGATTGCAACAACAAAAAGATGATCTaaaaacagagttgcataaaGTGTTGGGACAGAAGCAAAAAGAAGCTTCCCTCCATTTGGAGAAGATGGAACATTCCCAAGCAGAACTAGAGAGTGTGAAAGAACTAAACAGTGCAGTGAAGAGAGGGTCAGACCAAGAAGCATTGTTGATGAAGAAACAAGTGATGGATAACGTGAAGAGGTTGAGTGAACTGTATGGCAAGTTGGGAACTGATCCAGTAGAAAGTGTTGCTGTAGAATTTGAGTGTGTCAAAGATTTTGATCAGTCATTTCCACAATTTGGTAAGCTTTATATCGGTCCCAATATTTCCGTTGTGAATTCCGAAGCTTTAAACGTGCCTAAAATGATTCCAATAGGGGAAATGGTTAATTTCAACATAGTCACTAAAGATCGCCATAATCACATCTGCCACAAAGAAGGTAGTGATATTATCAGTCAAGCACAGTCCATTAGGGGAGATGTTATTCCCGTAGAAATGAAAGATAACAAAGATGGCAGCTACTCAGCATCACTTATAGCCAATCATGTGGGAGAACTAAGACTATCAGTTACTATTAACAAACAACACATTAAGGGAAGTCCTTACCTTGTGAATGTGCACAGAATCTATCGTCCTATAAATCATCATGCAATGGATAAGCCAAACAAGATTGTTGATGGAGGAGGGCTGAAACAACCATGGGGTATTGCATTTGGTAAGGATGGAGTATGGGCTGTTGGGGATGGCAGTAACCATTGTGTGTGGATGTTTGATAGTCAAGACCAACTAATTAGAAAGATTGGCAGCAAAGGAAATGGTAACGGACAATTTAATCGTCCACTGGGGGTAGCATTTGATCATGATGGCCACTTGTATGTCACTGATCATATTAACAACAGGGTACAGAAGTTTAATCCTAATGGAGACTATTTGCTTCAGTTTGGTAGTCATGGATCAGGAGATGGACAACTGAAGTATCCTTTAGGTATTGTAGTTCACAATGGCAGAGTGTACATTGTTGAATGGAGTGGTAAACGTATTTCAGTATTTCAGTGTGGTGGTCAGTTTTGTCAAACATTTGGTTCAGGTCATTTATCCAgtccttattacatcactgtGACCAACAATGATCAGTTGCTTGTTGCTAATTATGGTCACCACTGCATCTCCATATTTACACTAGATGGTACCTACGTGGGCAAGTTTGGTGAACAAGGAGCCGGCAGGGGTCAACTGAGTAGTCCAACTGGTATTACTACAGATAAGTATGGCTTCATCCTTGTGTTAGAAAGTGAGAATTGTCGTGTATCTGTCTTTGACAAAGATGGTGTATTTGTGCACTGCTTTGGATCCTCAGGCTCTGCTCAAGGACAGTTTTCATCTCCTAATGGAGGATTAGCTATTAGTAATGATGGTAAAATCTACATCACAGACCATGGTAATAACAGGATCCAAATCTTTTCTGACTAG